The Bdellovibrionota bacterium genomic sequence CCGCGTTTGTCCGGCCGCCAATGGGACGTTCGCAATTCGCCGTCAAACGTGGCAAAGTGGCTCGTTTATGGGCGTCGCACGGAGTGTGAAAAGCTGGCGGTTTCTGGGGCGGCAGCCGTATGTTCCGGCGTGGGAGCTTCAGGAGGAACTGCGCCGCCGAGTTCTCGCGGGTGAAGGCGCCGGAGAAATCTTGGTCGTCGAACATCCGCCGACCGTTTCTCTCGGGCGGGGAGAAAAAGGGCAAAACGTTCTTTTCGATCGAACGGCCCTCTCCGAAGCCGGTTTTGAGGTTGTGGAAACCAACCGCGGCGGAAAGGTCACGTACCATGGTCCCGGCCAGCTAGTGGTTTATCCAGTTGTCGATCTCCGCTCGATCGGAATGGGCGTAAAGCAGTTCGTTTGCGCTCTGGAAAAAACGATGATCCATTTTCTGGATCGTTACGGAATCTCGGCGGAACGGAAAGACGGTTATCCCGGAGCGTGGGTCGGAGGGAAGAAGATCGGTTCCATCGGTATACATGTCCGAAAGCAGGTCAGCATTCACGGCTTGGCGCTGAATATCGATCCCGACCTATCGCATTTTGATGTGATCACTCCTTGCGGAATTCCGGGAGTTCAAATGACCTCTATGGCGAAAGAAGGAGTTCGTTTGGTTTTAGCGGATACGATCGAGCCTTTTCTTTCTTCGTTGGAGGCTATATTCGGTTGGGACCTCGGCCTGCCGGTGAACGAGCCGTTCCCGCGAAACCTCGGCTGCAACGTCAATCCCGATTTTATACCGCCTCCGGCAGCGTATGTTTAATTCGCTCAAAGGAATGGAAGATATTTTGCCGGCGGACGCTCCGAGATGGCTCCGCACGGAAGAAAAACTTCGAAACATTCTTCTCTCGTACGGATACGCGGAAATCCGAACACCTCTCCTGGAAGAAACCGACCTTTTTGCCCGGTCGATCGGCGCTTCGACGGATGTCATCGAAAAGGAGATGTTCTCGTTCAAAGACCAGGGGGGAGCCAGCATGTCGCTGCGCCCCGAAGGAACGGCATCGGTCGTGCGCGCGTACGTTCAGCATCATTTGGATCACGGACAAGATCTCCAAAAGGTTTATTACCTCGGCCCGATGTTCCGGCACGAGCGGCCGCAGAAGGGGAGGCTCCGCCAGTTCCACCAACTGGGAATTGAAGCGATCGGCAGCGCACACCCCCTAATCGATGTGGAGGTGATGGCCGTTTTGGTGTCGATTCTGGAAGCGTTCGAGGTTCCCGACGTTGACCTGCAGATCAACAGCGTGGGTGACCCGACCTGCCGGCCGGCCTATCGGAAGAATCTCCAGAGTTTCCTGAAGAAACACACGAAGGAGTTGTGTGAAAACTGCCGGCGACGAGTTGAGTCGAATCCGTTTCGGGTGCTTGACTGCAAGAACCCCGAGTGCCAGCCGGTTATTCAGGACGCCCCGAAGATGGTGGATGAGCTGTGCGAGGCCTGCGGCGATCATTTCGTCGCCGTTCAGCGGGGCCTCGAGGAACTCGGCCTGGGAGCCACGGTGAACCCTCGGATTGTTCGAGGTCTCGACTATTACACACGAACCTCTTTTGAAGTGACGGCCGGCGGGTTAGGTGCCCAAAACGCGATCGGGGCAGGAGGACGTTACGATGGATTGACTGCGGA encodes the following:
- the lipB gene encoding lipoyl(octanoyl) transferase LipB → MGVARSVKSWRFLGRQPYVPAWELQEELRRRVLAGEGAGEILVVEHPPTVSLGRGEKGQNVLFDRTALSEAGFEVVETNRGGKVTYHGPGQLVVYPVVDLRSIGMGVKQFVCALEKTMIHFLDRYGISAERKDGYPGAWVGGKKIGSIGIHVRKQVSIHGLALNIDPDLSHFDVITPCGIPGVQMTSMAKEGVRLVLADTIEPFLSSLEAIFGWDLGLPVNEPFPRNLGCNVNPDFIPPPAAYV
- the hisS gene encoding histidine--tRNA ligase — protein: MFNSLKGMEDILPADAPRWLRTEEKLRNILLSYGYAEIRTPLLEETDLFARSIGASTDVIEKEMFSFKDQGGASMSLRPEGTASVVRAYVQHHLDHGQDLQKVYYLGPMFRHERPQKGRLRQFHQLGIEAIGSAHPLIDVEVMAVLVSILEAFEVPDVDLQINSVGDPTCRPAYRKNLQSFLKKHTKELCENCRRRVESNPFRVLDCKNPECQPVIQDAPKMVDELCEACGDHFVAVQRGLEELGLGATVNPRIVRGLDYYTRTSFEVTAGGLGAQNAIGAGGRYDGLTAELGGADTPAIGFAMGIERLLIASPAITVERVPRIDFLPLESAAEEEAFRRATETRKIFLHKNVSAIVDVGLGIQSLKSALRKADKNGTRWAVLIGGNELKNKAALVKDLVNHQQEEVKFSDLAKHLLQHFK